One Gloeothece verrucosa PCC 7822 DNA window includes the following coding sequences:
- a CDS encoding SDR family oxidoreductase, with amino-acid sequence MTQTQELQPPQHQEIRPGLESEMTPQPESENEQYTGSGKLNHKVALITGGDSGIGRAVAIAFAKEGADIAIVYLNEHEDANQTKQRVEELGRRCVTLAGDIGDEQFCQKAVQKTVDEFKQLDILVNNAAEQHPQQSIEDISAAQLERTFRTNIFSMFFMTKAALPHLKKGSTIINTTSVTAYKGNQTLLDYSSTKGAIVAFTRSLSQALVEKGIRVNGVAPGPIWTPLIPSTFPEEKVESFGAQVPMQRPAQPDEVAPSYVFLASNDSSYFSGQILHPNGGEVVNG; translated from the coding sequence ATGACTCAGACGCAAGAATTACAACCCCCACAACATCAAGAAATTCGTCCAGGACTCGAATCAGAAATGACACCTCAGCCAGAGTCTGAGAATGAACAATATACTGGCAGTGGAAAGCTCAATCATAAGGTAGCATTGATTACTGGGGGTGATAGCGGCATTGGTCGAGCAGTAGCCATTGCTTTTGCTAAAGAAGGAGCAGATATCGCCATTGTCTATCTCAACGAGCATGAGGATGCCAATCAAACCAAGCAAAGAGTTGAGGAGTTGGGAAGACGCTGTGTAACCCTAGCCGGTGATATCGGAGATGAGCAATTTTGCCAAAAGGCGGTACAGAAAACCGTAGATGAATTCAAGCAACTCGATATTTTAGTCAACAATGCTGCCGAACAGCATCCGCAACAGTCCATAGAAGATATCAGTGCCGCGCAATTAGAACGCACATTTCGCACCAATATTTTCTCAATGTTCTTTATGACAAAAGCGGCATTACCTCATCTTAAAAAAGGCAGCACGATTATTAATACAACCTCTGTCACTGCCTATAAAGGCAATCAAACTTTACTAGATTATTCTTCCACGAAAGGAGCCATCGTTGCTTTTACTCGTTCTCTTTCTCAGGCCTTGGTAGAAAAGGGAATTCGCGTGAATGGGGTAGCACCTGGGCCAATTTGGACTCCTTTAATTCCCTCTACCTTTCCCGAGGAAAAAGTAGAAAGTTTTGGGGCGCAAGTGCCCATGCAACGTCCTGCCCAACCCGATGAAGTGGCACCGAGTTATGTCTTTTTAGCTTCTAATGATTCTTCTTACTTCAGTGGCCAAATTCTACACCCCAATGGCGGCGAAGTTGTTAATGGCTAA